A single region of the Vicia villosa cultivar HV-30 ecotype Madison, WI linkage group LG4, Vvil1.0, whole genome shotgun sequence genome encodes:
- the LOC131597072 gene encoding uncharacterized protein LOC131597072, with the protein MAPGDIILPSSIREMTVTLDDVHSLFHLPIAGTFFTPVHRDQETALQMVRDALEVDELDVLKEFGDTRGFHLRMSWLRKVYQQLVDAERYEAAARACMLHLVACTHFADKSAYYIDVRYLTLFNNLDTPCWAWGVAAQTMLYTALDAASRPDT; encoded by the coding sequence ATGGCACCCGGAGACATCATCCTTCCATCTTCCATTCGGGAGATGACAGTGACTCTGGATGATGTGCATTccttgtttcaccttccgatagCTGGTACATTTTTTACACCAGTTCATAGAGACCAGGAGACGGCGCTACAAATGGTGAGGGATGCGTTAGAGGTTGATGAGCTGGATGTGCTCAAGGAGTTTGGTGACACTCGAGGCTTTCACCTCAGGATGTCTTGGTTGCGGAAGGTTTATCAGCAGCTTGTCGATGCAGAGAGGTACGAGGCTGCCGCTAGGGCGTGCATGCTACATTTAGTGGCATGTACTCACTTTGCGGACAAGTCAGCATATTATATAGATGTTCGCTATCTTACTCTCTTCAACAACCTTGATACCCCGTGTTGGGCTTGGGGAGTGGCTGCTCAGACGATGCTATACACGGCGCTTGATGCCGCATCTCGTCCTGACACCTGA
- the LOC131599058 gene encoding uncharacterized RNA-binding protein C1827.05c-like codes for MGTKAKKAMKKNMKRVTAKIKPSEGADFLPLAGGPGRKLPELKPLENTSPVLYIGRIPHGFYEKEMEAYFAQFGTIKRMRIARNKKTGKSRHFGFIEFESPEVAKIVADTMHNYLLFEHLLQVYVVPLENVHPRLWKGFNYRYKPLDSLQIERERHDKERTLEEHKKLVDRVMKRDKKRRKRIEAAGIDYECPQIVGNLQPAPKKIKFED; via the exons ATGGGGACCAAGGCAAAGAAAGCTatgaagaagaacatgaaaaGGGTTACCGCTAAAATTAAGCCTTCCGAGGGTGCTGATTTTTTG CCTTTAGCGGGTGGTCCGGGTCGCAAACTTCCTGAATTGAAACCTCTGGAGAACACTTCACCTGTTTTGTACATTGGTAGAATTCCACATGGCTTCTATGAGAAGGAGATGGAAG CTTATTTTGCACAATTTGGAACCATCAAGAGAATGAGAATAGCCCGAAATAAAAAG ACCGGAAAATCTAGACATTTTGGGTTCATAGAATTTGAATCACCCGAG GTTGCAAAAATTGTTGCTGATACTATGCACAATTATTTACTTTTCGAACACCTTCTTCAGGTTTATGTGGTGCCTTTAGAAAATGTTCATCCAAGATT ATGGAAAGGATTCAATTACCGTTACAAGCCCTTGGACTCTCTCCAAATCGAACGAGAGCGACATGACAAG GAAAGGACACTGGAAGAACATAAGAAGTTGGTTGACAGAGTTATGAAACGTGACAAAAAACGCCGTAAAAGGATAGAGGCTGCTGGCATTGATTATGAATGTCCCCAGATT GTGGGTAACCTCCAACCTGCTCCAAAGAAGATAAAGTTCGAAGACTGA